Genomic segment of Dromiciops gliroides isolate mDroGli1 chromosome 3, mDroGli1.pri, whole genome shotgun sequence:
TGTCTTGGCAAATTTCCTATAATCTGTTCTCTCTGTGCTCTGCTTGGGTAGTTCGGGATTCTGCAAGGTGGCCTAGTTAGAAAGCAGCCCCATTCAGAGCTTTCATTCTAGGCTGCAGGTCTACTGGCTTCCTTTATCGCGTTTCTTTGTGCTACGTGGACAGGGagacaccccgcccccccccccccatacaagCACAGCCCGGTGCCCCTTTCTGCACTCAGATATGCCCCTTGCGGTCCTTTTCTCTATACTCTCTAGACTCTAACCGGAGCTAAACGGAAGGAAGTGTAAAGGTTCCTTAACTCTGAGGACACAGGCCCTCCTTCTCTCCTGACAGCAGCCCTAGGCTAGCATTTTCTCACGTCTGAGTCTTTTAGATTTCCTGTCTCTCCAGGCTTTGCCCAGGACCAAATCTGGAGCGATCCTCCCCTACCCTCTGGAGATCGGAACCTACTAATTCGAGAGAGCAGCTGGGCAACACCAGGAGGGAATCAGGGGCTATGGGGAGGAGCTACTAGAAGAAGAGACGGAAAGTCCAGCTGGGAAGAACTCCAGGTGGAGGAAGAGAAGCAGTAATCTACGAAGTGGCCGCTGAggcggggaggggaagaggaaggaacgTGTTCATCcgtgaggtgggggaaggggcttggggggaggaggggaggctgaggaaGAGAAGAACTCTCCTGGGGGTTGGGCTGGGAGTATGTGGAGAGCTCAAAGTCCCCCGGGGAAGGCGCGGGAAGAAGGCTGCATTGGGAGAGAAGCTCACCTCTCCCAGCCTAGAGGCCCTGGAGGTGGAGAGCCGGGGGTGTGGTGCTTGGAATCCTGGCCGTGTCCCCTCCCACCACAAGCCAGTCCACTGCTGGAGAGTGAGTTACCGCGCAGAGCCCGGCGGCGGGCTGAGCTTCTGCAGTATGAGAGCCGCTACCCATTCCAGCCGTCTTTGGACCTGGGGCGAGCAGCCGCTGCAGCAGCCCCAGCTCGGCCTGCTCCGCCCATGTATGTGCCGTGGGCGAGCCGGCAGCGGGGCCGGCGCGGAGGCCGGGGGCTGCCGGGGACAGCCTGGCTCCTGGTCACAGTTAGCCTGACATCGCTAGCCATCTACTTCTTCTTGGGCCAGTTGCCTCCATCGCCCTGGGAATACCTGCAACCCTTGGCCCCGCCGCCGCCTGTCACCGTCCTCCTGTGGTGGGAGCCCTTCGGGGGAAATGGCAGACCCCACAGCCTAGTCCCAGACTGCCAGCGCCTATTTAACGTGAGCGGCTGCCGCCTGCTCACAGATAGGAGAGCCTATTGGGAAGCCCAGGCTGTTCTCTTCCATCACCGAGACCTTGTGCAGAACCAGGACTGGCCCCCGCCACAGAGTGAACTCGGAGATGAGCTGGAGCTGGATACAGCAACTGCTGGAGCAGTAGGTAGAGTTTCTGCCAGCGGCCAGCCGGCCAGGCCCCCTGGGCAGCGCTGGGTATGGATGAACTTCGAATCCCCTACCAACACCCCGAACCTGGAGAGCCTCGACGGCAGCCTCTTCAACTGGACACTCTCCTACCGGGCCGACTCAGACATCTTTGTGCCCTACGGGTatctgtaccccaggagcagccCCGGGGACCAGCCTTCGGGGCTGATCCCATCGCTGGCCCGAAAGGAGGGGCTGGTGGCCTGGGTGGTCAGCCACTGGGTGGAGGGGCAGGCTCGGGTCCAATACTACTACGAGCTGCGCCAGTATGTGGAAGTGGACGTGTATGGCAACGGTGGTCCTGGACAGCCACTGCCGGACGTGGGGCTTCTGCAGACAGTGAGCCGCTACAAATTCTACCTGGCTTTCGAGAACTCTCAGCACCTGGACTACATCACGGAGAAACTATGGCGGAATGCCTTCCTGGCAGGGGCAGTGCCGGTGGTGCTGGGGCCCAGCCGGGCCAACTACGAGCGCTTTGTGCCTCGAAAGGCCTTCATCCACGTGGACGATTTTCCCAATGCAGCTGCCTTGGCCACCCACCTTCGCTTCCTGGATCGAAACCGGAACGAATACAAGCGTTATTTTGAGTGGCGCCGGCGTTATGCCGTGCACATCATGTCTTTCTGGGACGAGCCCTGGTGTCGGACCTGCCAGGCTTTGCAGATTGCTGGAGACGAACCCAAGAAAATGAACAACTTGGCTACGTGGTTTCGGAGATGAGACTTCGCTAGGTCATGGCCTGGGGTTGCCTAGTATTTTGCAAAGGATGTTACATAGATTGATAATCTTTTTTCTACAAACAATACTGTTTGTAACAAGGAGACGCTTAAAAGTTCTCAAATCAGGTACTCGCTGTCCAGCTTCCACACAATTGGTGTTTGAGAGTGGAGCagttaagcttttaaaaaatggacaaggaggggcagctaggtggcacagtggatagagcaccggccctggagtcaggagtacctgggttcaaatccggcctcaaacacttaacacttactagctgtgtgaccctgggcaagtcacttgaccccaattgccccacacaaaaaaaaattaaataaaaataaaaaaaaaatgtacaagggtgtcttccccatcccccaaactGAATGTGTATGTGACCTGTATAGGGTAAGCAGTGCAGCTAGCTCGCTGACCCTGAGCAGCCCCTCTTTTAACTTGGGACAAGCCACCAGCTTCCCCAGTGGTCACAGAGTGCCTTATTACGATGGAAAGCCACCTCTTCACTAAGGTGCCTTAAAACTTCTAGCTGAGAGTCAGAATAGTGAAGTTTTTTTCAGTTTATGTCATCTGAGTTttgttgaagaaactaagaataTTTATTCTGAAGAGGAGAAGACAGCAGGAACTtgagagttgtttgtttttggtgactCCACAGGGCAGAACGAGGAGCTGTGGGTAGAAGTTATGGAGACAAACTTAAATTTGGTCTGTGGGGAAATGCCCAACAATGAAAATTAGAGCTATACTACAGTGGAATTAGCTACCTCTGAGGCACTGGGTTGGGTTCTCCCTTCCTGGAGGGTCTTCCAGGAGGTCTTCAAGCCAAGGCTGTATAGGTCTATTGCAaaggggattcctgttcaggtatggCTTGGACTTCAAagattctttccaattctgagtTAAGATGATCCTCCTGAAGAAGCTATTAGAGACCTAGTAATCAGCTATTGTGTGCTGTCCTCTAGAAGGAAATCTGATGAAATGGAAGAGAGTGGGAAAACATAGATGTAGTAATGAGTTTCTGTTAAGTGTGTGAACTAAATCAATAAGCACACTAAAAAGTGTTTCATTATTTAAAGGATCTCTGTGGTGAATATCCCTTTACAATGTGAAAATGACCTATCTCTTATaaactcagatttttttccatgtatatttaattttctgaaaGCAGACTAGAGGTAGTTGTGAAATAAGACACTTTTCCCCCAAAGTAACTCTGTTTACAAAAATTCTTACGTAGAACTATTCAACTATTCATCAGAAGGAAAGAGCAGAAAACCTCGTTGGCAGTCTCTACAGAAATGTTTATTTCATGTTTTAGTATATTTAAATTTTAGAATTTGTCTTCCTGTGGTGCTTGCTATGCCTTTCTTAAAGATTTCTTCACCCATAAGGTATCATAGCTAgtgtttttatagcactttaggatttgcaaagtgctttacataggtGATCCTATATGATTGTGGGGAATTAAGAAATAATGTAGGAAAGTAAAACAAAGATTTTGtttgttaaaatgaaaaaaatcgaatatttttctgtttcttatttgtaATTACCCAAAGTGTCCAGTTCCCCCTTGTGTTTGTTTGAAAAAGTCAGTTAACTGGGGATCATTTAGTACCTACAGTCATTTATTGCTCCATTTTTTGCTGCCAAACCTTTTACTGGAATAAGATCTTGAGTATTCTAGATAATAAGTGGGCTCCCATTTATCTTCTGAATTAAAAATGTATACTTTGTTCATAGGAACTCATCTTAAGAATTTCTAAAAGGACTAACAGtcgttcaataaatgttt
This window contains:
- the LOC122750954 gene encoding alpha-(1,3)-fucosyltransferase 4-like, translating into MWRAQSPPGKAREEGCIGREAHLSQPRGPGGGEPGVWCLESWPCPLPPQASPLLESELPRRARRRAELLQYESRYPFQPSLDLGRAAAAAAPARPAPPMYVPWASRQRGRRGGRGLPGTAWLLVTVSLTSLAIYFFLGQLPPSPWEYLQPLAPPPPVTVLLWWEPFGGNGRPHSLVPDCQRLFNVSGCRLLTDRRAYWEAQAVLFHHRDLVQNQDWPPPQSELGDELELDTATAGAVGRVSASGQPARPPGQRWVWMNFESPTNTPNLESLDGSLFNWTLSYRADSDIFVPYGYLYPRSSPGDQPSGLIPSLARKEGLVAWVVSHWVEGQARVQYYYELRQYVEVDVYGNGGPGQPLPDVGLLQTVSRYKFYLAFENSQHLDYITEKLWRNAFLAGAVPVVLGPSRANYERFVPRKAFIHVDDFPNAAALATHLRFLDRNRNEYKRYFEWRRRYAVHIMSFWDEPWCRTCQALQIAGDEPKKMNNLATWFRR